TGGAGACCTCGTACTACGAGCGGTGGTTCAAGGCGATCTGCGCGCTGCTGGAGCGCAAGGGCGTCATCAAGCCGGGTGAGCTGGACGAGGCGCCCGACCTGCGGGGTGATCACGATGACTGACACCGACCGCTTCCCGCCGGGCACCCTGGTGCGCACCTTCCACCACGACCCACCGCACCACACCCGCCTGCCGCGCTACGCGCGCGGCAAGCACGGGGTCGTGGTCGAGCCGGAGGGCCGGGCGGAACTGGCCGACCTCAGCGCACAGGGACGCGGGGACGCGCCGGTCGAGCAGGTGTACGCGGTCCGGTTCGCGGCCCGTGATCTGTGGGGCGAGGGCGACCATCACGTCGTACTGGACCTGTGGGAAAGCTACTTGGAAGAGGATCGCGATGACGAGCGGTGACCACCACGACGACGCGCTGATCTCCCGCCGGGTGCGGCGCCTGGAGACCCTCCTCGAGGAGAAGGGGGTGATCTCGGGCGGGGCGCTGGACGAGGTGATCGACGCGTTCCTGTCCGGCTCGTCACCGGCGAACGGGGCGAAGGTCGTCGCCCGCGCCTGGGTGGACCCGGAGTTCAGGTCCCGCCTGCTGGCGGACGGTACGGCGGCGGTCCGCGAACTCGGCTTCATGGACGGCTCGTTCCAGCGCCTGCGAGTGGTGGAGAACACAGAGTCCGTCCACAACGTCATCGTCTGCACCCTCTGCTCCTGCTACCCCCTCCGCCTCCTCGGCCCGTCCCCCAGCTGGTACAAGTCCGAGGCCTACCGCTCCCGAGTGGTCCGCGAACCCCGCGCCGTACTCGGCGAGTTCGGCCTCGTCCTGCCGGCCACCACGAAGATCGAGGTGTGGGACTCCAGCGCGGAAACCCGGTACATGGTGCTGCCGCGCCGCCCGGCCGCGACGGAGTCGCTCGGGGAGCGGGAACTCGCGGCCCTGGTGCCCCGCAACGCCCTGATCGGCACGGCGGCCGCATCCAGCCCGTCCGGCGTTTGAGGACGAGGCCGTTCAGGCCGATAAGCGGGGGCGAGGGGGCGCAGCCCCCAGGAACGGGACGGGCAGGGGCGGAGGGGGCGAAAGAAACTCAGCGTGCCCCGGGGCTGCCAGGCGCAGCCGTCGGCTCTGCCGGGCCCTCCGCGGCTGGCTCGCCCAGGGAGTCGAGGGCGGACTTGGCGACGGGGACGAACAGGGGTGAGAAGTAGGGGTTGATGCGAAGTGCCTCGGTGAGGTGGCGCCGCGCAGGCCCACCCCGATCGAGGTCCCGCTCGATCACCCCCCGGTGATACGCGTACAACGCACTCCGCACCCCACCCCCATGCTCCCTGTCCATCGCCTTGGCCGCGAACCCGAGCGCCTCCTCGTCCTCCCCGGCCCGATGCAGCGCCCACCCCAGCGCGTCCGCGACAGCGACCCCCGGCTGCCGCCGCCACTCGCCCCGCAGCAGCCGCACCGCGGTCGCCGGATCCCCGTGGTCGGCCTCGAACGTCCC
Above is a genomic segment from Streptomyces sp. R21 containing:
- a CDS encoding SH3-like domain-containing protein, producing the protein MTDTDRFPPGTLVRTFHHDPPHHTRLPRYARGKHGVVVEPEGRAELADLSAQGRGDAPVEQVYAVRFAARDLWGEGDHHVVLDLWESYLEEDRDDER
- the nthA gene encoding nitrile hydratase subunit alpha; the protein is MTSGDHHDDALISRRVRRLETLLEEKGVISGGALDEVIDAFLSGSSPANGAKVVARAWVDPEFRSRLLADGTAAVRELGFMDGSFQRLRVVENTESVHNVIVCTLCSCYPLRLLGPSPSWYKSEAYRSRVVREPRAVLGEFGLVLPATTKIEVWDSSAETRYMVLPRRPAATESLGERELAALVPRNALIGTAAASSPSGV